One window from the genome of Enterobacteriaceae bacterium Kacie_13 encodes:
- a CDS encoding helix-turn-helix domain-containing protein produces MPVSDYLERIALNERQVSFNRMNRGSANYFHWHQCLELLFVSRGYGIVIVDNQQYTLRPGRMFVFPPFKLHKVFVDAGSNNAYERTTIHLDHQLLDGCLQSFPQRRARFARLWDADRTAHIFDLSEFAPHIEIILEQFNQLSEQQTHQWEEIAMLVLQLMAFMPAQEDIPKTISRTTASKVMQWIEENYVQKFAMADLSAAVGLSESYISRVFGQETGGSIQDYLATRRVKRACELLRSTDRSVESIGLQCGFADAPYFITRFKKMIGKTPLQYRKAAFSLLQ; encoded by the coding sequence ATGCCGGTATCAGATTATCTGGAACGTATTGCCCTTAATGAACGTCAGGTTTCTTTTAACCGGATGAACCGTGGCAGCGCCAATTATTTCCACTGGCATCAGTGTCTGGAATTACTGTTCGTCAGCCGGGGATACGGCATCGTGATCGTCGATAATCAACAATACACGCTAAGGCCGGGCAGGATGTTTGTGTTTCCGCCGTTCAAGCTGCACAAAGTATTTGTCGACGCGGGCAGCAATAATGCCTACGAGCGCACCACTATTCATCTCGATCACCAGCTGCTCGACGGCTGCCTGCAGTCTTTCCCGCAGCGCCGCGCCCGATTTGCACGTTTATGGGATGCGGATCGTACCGCACACATTTTTGACCTTAGTGAATTCGCGCCGCACATTGAAATTATCCTTGAACAGTTCAATCAGCTTTCTGAACAACAGACACATCAGTGGGAAGAGATCGCCATGCTGGTATTACAGCTGATGGCGTTTATGCCTGCGCAGGAGGACATACCAAAAACCATCAGCCGCACGACGGCGTCAAAAGTAATGCAGTGGATAGAAGAAAATTACGTGCAGAAGTTTGCGATGGCCGATTTATCGGCGGCGGTGGGGCTTTCAGAAAGCTATATATCGCGCGTGTTCGGACAGGAAACGGGCGGGTCAATTCAGGATTATCTCGCCACACGCCGGGTGAAACGCGCCTGCGAACTGCTGCGTTCAACGGACCGGTCGGTGGAAAGTATCGGGCTGCAATGCGGATTTGCCGACGCGCCTTACTTCATCACCCGTTTCAAAAAGATGATAGGAAAAACGCCGCTGCAATATCGCAAGGCGGCATTTTCTTTGTTGCAGTGA
- a CDS encoding aspartate aminotransferase family protein, protein MHPLLKQDLETLPEILRQACDTAVAFLETLPERSTCPPASEQQLKFGDDRLPETGIGAQAALSQFWQQYASGMSASAGPRYFGFVTGGGTPASLAADWLVSTVDQNTQLNFDTVSPAIELATIAQLKQLFGLPKSLCGTFVSGATMANFVSMAIARQWLGEQRGVDVAQHGLAALGAVRVLSAAAHSSSVKAMSMLGLGRDALVSVATLPGSEAIDPVALEQALAAAPSVPTIVLASAGTVNTVAFDDLSALLSLREKYGFWLHVDAAFGGVAAASARYAPLLAGWEEADSITVDAHKWLNVPYDSAVQFTQQRHLALQVQVFQNHSAYLEPPSVRPDNYLHLTPENSRRFRALPVWMALKAYGRDGLAEVVERNVALAKLLAEQLVQTPGFTLLAPVNLNVVCFALASGDGTPHALAQRNRFMQRLDNAGVVRCTPTSLNGKAGMRAALVNWMTTEADIHLALDSMKSCLAEI, encoded by the coding sequence ATGCACCCACTGCTTAAGCAAGATTTGGAAACTTTGCCTGAGATCCTCCGTCAGGCCTGTGATACTGCCGTTGCTTTCCTGGAAACATTGCCGGAGCGCTCCACCTGCCCGCCCGCCAGTGAACAACAGCTGAAGTTTGGTGATGACCGGTTGCCTGAAACCGGTATTGGCGCACAGGCAGCACTCAGCCAGTTCTGGCAGCAGTATGCCAGCGGAATGTCCGCCAGCGCCGGGCCGCGCTATTTTGGTTTTGTTACCGGTGGCGGCACACCGGCTTCGCTGGCCGCCGACTGGCTGGTCAGCACCGTCGATCAGAATACCCAGCTGAATTTTGATACGGTTTCACCGGCCATTGAGCTGGCGACCATTGCACAGCTTAAACAGCTGTTCGGTCTGCCGAAATCGCTGTGTGGCACTTTTGTCAGTGGTGCGACCATGGCAAACTTTGTGAGCATGGCGATTGCCCGCCAGTGGCTGGGCGAACAGCGCGGCGTGGATGTGGCGCAGCACGGGCTGGCGGCGCTTGGTGCGGTTCGCGTACTTTCGGCGGCGGCGCATTCGAGCAGCGTGAAAGCGATGAGCATGCTCGGATTAGGCCGCGATGCGCTGGTGAGTGTCGCGACCCTGCCGGGCAGCGAGGCAATCGACCCTGTGGCGCTGGAACAGGCGCTGGCGGCAGCCCCCTCTGTGCCGACCATCGTGCTTGCGAGCGCGGGAACGGTGAATACCGTCGCGTTTGATGATCTATCTGCGCTGCTCAGTCTGCGTGAAAAGTACGGATTCTGGCTACATGTGGATGCCGCATTTGGCGGCGTGGCAGCGGCTTCAGCCCGCTATGCACCGCTCCTGGCGGGGTGGGAAGAGGCAGATTCCATCACGGTGGATGCACATAAATGGCTGAACGTGCCGTATGACAGCGCGGTGCAGTTCACTCAACAGCGGCATCTGGCGTTGCAGGTTCAGGTGTTCCAGAATCATTCTGCCTACCTTGAGCCACCGAGCGTGCGCCCGGACAATTATCTGCATCTGACGCCGGAAAACTCACGGCGGTTTCGCGCCCTGCCGGTATGGATGGCGCTGAAAGCCTATGGTCGTGATGGTCTGGCTGAGGTGGTCGAGCGTAATGTGGCGTTGGCGAAATTGCTGGCGGAACAGCTGGTGCAGACGCCGGGTTTTACCCTGCTCGCGCCGGTAAATCTTAATGTGGTGTGCTTTGCGCTGGCATCCGGTGACGGAACGCCTCACGCGCTGGCGCAACGGAACCGCTTTATGCAACGGCTGGATAACGCCGGTGTGGTGCGCTGCACCCCGACGTCGCTTAACGGCAAGGCAGGAATGCGTGCCGCGCTGGTCAACTGGATGACCACCGAAGCCGACATTCATCTCGCGCTCGACTCAATGAAATCCTGTCTCGCTGAGATCTAA
- a CDS encoding acyl-CoA transferase produces MSSEIIREKTRELYAQLTGVESLPAAFSVAGEGSLPAYYPVTPLIAASVGVAAQALSHLLYLRHGRVDAVTVDRRLASLWCKSSLKPEGWALPPAWDSLAGDYATADGWIRLHTNAPAHRKVVETLLGKANNREELVPRVVRWKKAELEQAVVQAGGCAAQMFSVGDWQQHMQGKSLENEPLFQRSLSAPATAPLWALERERPLAGVRILDLTRIIAGPVATRFLAGLGADVLRIDPFGWDELSQEADVALGKHCARLNLHNPQDRHRFEALLREADVIVHGYRAGALHKLGYGSEQRRALSPGLVDVCLNAYGWNGPWRERRGFDSLVQMSCGIADFGMQQSGNDKPVPLPVQALDHVTGYLMAAAVIQGLSQRIETHQGSESRLSLARTALELTAFNVDDAAQQPVIDAAFKDDFSPQPEHTIWGAGWRLLPPVSLTETFWRWSLPASPLGSSPASWQTR; encoded by the coding sequence ATGTCCAGTGAGATCATCCGGGAAAAGACCCGCGAACTTTACGCACAGCTGACTGGTGTTGAATCACTGCCCGCTGCATTTTCTGTTGCCGGCGAAGGAAGTCTGCCGGCTTACTATCCGGTGACGCCGCTTATCGCCGCTTCGGTTGGGGTGGCGGCGCAGGCATTGTCTCATTTGTTGTATCTGCGCCACGGCCGCGTGGATGCTGTGACCGTAGACCGGCGGCTGGCATCTCTCTGGTGTAAGAGCAGCCTGAAACCTGAGGGCTGGGCACTTCCTCCGGCCTGGGACAGTCTGGCGGGCGATTACGCCACCGCCGACGGATGGATCCGTTTGCATACCAACGCACCCGCGCATCGAAAAGTTGTCGAAACGCTGCTTGGTAAGGCGAACAACCGCGAAGAACTGGTGCCACGGGTTGTCCGGTGGAAGAAAGCAGAACTGGAACAGGCGGTAGTGCAGGCTGGAGGTTGTGCCGCACAGATGTTCAGCGTCGGTGACTGGCAGCAACATATGCAGGGGAAATCTCTCGAAAATGAGCCACTGTTTCAGCGTTCACTTTCCGCGCCTGCCACTGCGCCACTGTGGGCGTTAGAACGTGAACGTCCGCTGGCGGGTGTACGCATTCTGGATCTCACCCGAATTATCGCCGGTCCGGTCGCCACGCGTTTTCTGGCAGGACTGGGCGCGGATGTTCTGCGCATCGATCCTTTCGGCTGGGACGAACTAAGTCAGGAAGCGGATGTCGCGCTGGGTAAACACTGCGCCAGGCTGAATTTGCATAATCCGCAGGACAGACATCGCTTCGAAGCATTGCTGCGTGAGGCCGACGTGATCGTTCACGGGTATCGCGCCGGAGCTTTGCATAAACTGGGCTATGGCAGCGAGCAGCGACGTGCACTGTCACCGGGGCTGGTCGATGTTTGTCTGAACGCGTACGGCTGGAACGGCCCGTGGCGCGAACGTCGCGGATTCGACAGTCTGGTACAAATGAGCTGCGGGATCGCAGATTTCGGTATGCAGCAATCGGGCAATGATAAACCGGTGCCACTGCCCGTACAGGCGCTGGATCATGTCACGGGATATCTGATGGCGGCGGCAGTGATACAGGGGTTATCGCAGCGCATCGAAACGCATCAGGGCAGTGAATCGCGGTTATCTCTGGCGCGTACGGCACTGGAACTGACGGCGTTCAATGTGGATGATGCTGCGCAGCAACCGGTGATTGACGCAGCATTTAAAGATGACTTTTCACCGCAACCGGAACACACCATTTGGGGAGCAGGCTGGCGGCTGCTTCCCCCCGTGTCGCTCACCGAAACCTTTTGGCGCTGGAGCCTGCCCGCTTCCCCGCTCGGCTCTTCTCCCGCAAGCTGGCAGACAAGGTGA
- a CDS encoding PAAR domain-containing protein, whose translation MPYLAVILKGDKTTHGGTVLEGFEQVTCLDIPVAGVGHQVACPMCKGTFPIKEGTPQISFIGVAVAIEGMETACGAKLIGSQRIFTV comes from the coding sequence ATGCCCTATTTAGCCGTAATCCTAAAAGGTGATAAAACCACCCACGGTGGAACAGTTTTAGAGGGGTTTGAGCAGGTAACATGTTTGGACATTCCCGTGGCAGGCGTCGGGCATCAGGTTGCCTGCCCGATGTGCAAAGGGACTTTTCCCATCAAGGAGGGAACGCCGCAGATTTCATTCATTGGCGTAGCCGTCGCTATTGAAGGGATGGAAACCGCCTGTGGCGCAAAGTTAATTGGGTCACAACGGATTTTCACGGTATGA
- the mdoD gene encoding glucan biosynthesis protein D (involved in the control of the structural glucose backbone of osmoregulated periplasmic glucans), with protein MERRAFIQASMAFAAWCGVPAMSTLFTRSAEAAEANVADGGELPFDFNALQKMAKDLADKPYGGAPLPLPKTLAELTPQAYNAIQYDHAHSLWNGLQDRQLDVELFHVGMGFKRRVRMYSVDPVKHLSREIHFRPELFNYHDAGVDTKQLEGFSNLGFAGFKVNKAPELTRRDVVSFLGASYFRAVDDTYQYGLSARGVAVDTFTDQPEEFPDFTAFWFDTPKPGDTTFTVYALLDGPSITGAYQFVIHCEPTRVVMEIENHLHAREDIKQLGISPMTSMFSCGTSERGRCDTIHPQIHDSDRLQMWTGNGEWICRPLNNPKRLQFNAFADNSPKGFGLLQLDHEFNNYQDVIGWYNKRPSLWVEPVGDWGKGAVNLMEIPTTGETLDNVVCFWQPEKPVKAGAEFSFSYKLFWSGTPPHRSPLANVLATRTGMGGFPEGWAPGENYPAVWARRFAIDFVGGELKAFADKGIEPVINVSHGKIQNIEILYVQPFDGYRILFDWYPDSDSVAPVELRMFLRSGQTALSETWLYQYFPPAPENRKYIDDRTMR; from the coding sequence ATGGAACGAAGAGCATTTATTCAAGCTTCAATGGCATTCGCCGCCTGGTGCGGTGTGCCAGCTATGTCCACACTGTTCACCCGTTCCGCTGAGGCGGCAGAGGCGAATGTGGCTGACGGTGGCGAACTGCCATTTGATTTCAACGCCCTGCAAAAGATGGCGAAGGACTTAGCAGACAAACCTTACGGCGGTGCACCGCTTCCTTTACCTAAAACGCTTGCCGAACTGACGCCGCAGGCCTACAACGCCATTCAGTATGATCACGCCCATTCGCTGTGGAACGGCCTTCAGGACCGGCAACTGGACGTCGAGCTGTTCCACGTCGGTATGGGCTTCAAACGCCGTGTGCGCATGTATTCCGTCGATCCGGTTAAGCATCTGTCGCGCGAAATCCATTTTCGCCCTGAACTGTTTAACTACCACGACGCTGGCGTCGATACCAAACAGCTGGAAGGATTCTCCAACCTCGGGTTCGCCGGTTTCAAGGTCAATAAAGCGCCGGAACTGACGCGTCGCGATGTTGTGTCTTTCCTGGGGGCCAGTTATTTCCGCGCGGTGGATGATACCTATCAGTACGGTCTTTCCGCGCGCGGCGTGGCGGTGGATACCTTTACCGATCAGCCTGAAGAGTTCCCGGATTTCACCGCGTTCTGGTTCGATACGCCCAAACCGGGCGACACAACGTTCACTGTCTATGCGCTGCTGGATGGCCCGAGTATTACCGGTGCCTATCAGTTCGTGATTCATTGCGAACCGACCCGCGTGGTGATGGAAATCGAAAACCACCTTCATGCTCGTGAAGACATCAAACAGCTGGGCATCTCGCCGATGACCAGCATGTTCAGCTGCGGCACCAGCGAGCGCGGGCGCTGCGACACCATTCATCCTCAAATCCACGACTCAGACCGTCTGCAAATGTGGACCGGCAACGGCGAGTGGATTTGTCGTCCGTTGAATAACCCGAAGCGTCTGCAATTTAACGCCTTCGCTGATAACAGCCCGAAAGGGTTCGGGTTGCTGCAACTTGACCACGAGTTCAATAACTATCAGGACGTGATTGGCTGGTACAACAAGCGGCCAAGCCTGTGGGTCGAGCCGGTAGGTGACTGGGGGAAAGGTGCGGTCAACCTGATGGAAATCCCGACCACCGGCGAAACGCTGGATAACGTCGTGTGCTTCTGGCAGCCGGAAAAACCGGTTAAAGCCGGAGCCGAGTTCAGCTTCAGCTATAAACTGTTCTGGAGTGGCACGCCGCCGCACCGCAGCCCGCTAGCGAACGTACTGGCAACCCGGACCGGTATGGGCGGGTTCCCGGAAGGCTGGGCACCGGGTGAAAACTATCCGGCGGTCTGGGCGCGTCGTTTTGCAATCGATTTTGTGGGTGGCGAACTGAAAGCCTTTGCGGACAAAGGAATTGAGCCGGTGATCAACGTCTCTCACGGCAAAATCCAGAATATCGAAATTCTGTACGTGCAGCCGTTCGACGGTTACCGGATCCTGTTTGACTGGTATCCTGACAGCGATTCTGTTGCGCCGGTTGAGTTGCGCATGTTCCTGCGCTCCGGCCAGACCGCGTTGTCTGAAACCTGGCTGTATCAGTACTTCCCGCCAGCGCCGGAGAACAGGAAGTATATCGACGATCGCACCATGAGATAA